tgggtggggggagtcttGGGTTTAAATCCTGGTACAAACCTGGTAGAAAATATGGAAGTTCCTTTCTTGAGGGGGCTGATAGGCAACTCTGGTTTTCTCCAGTAAGAATGTCTGAATGGAAGCGCTGGTCAGATGCTGTGATCTGTAAGAGGTTAGAGATTGTTGCTGCTTGATCTTAAAATGAAGCTCTCTACCCATTGGTAGCAACATTAACCAACTCTGAGACCACAGCGtccttctttaagaacataagaacaagccagctggatcagaccagagtccatctagtccagctctctgctactcacagtggcccaccaggtgcctttgggagctcacatgcaggatgtgaaagcaatggccttctgcggctgttgctcccgagcacctggactgttaaggcatttgcaatctcagatcaaagaggatcaagattggtagccatagatcgacttctcctccataaatctgtccaagccccttttaaagctatccaggtgagtggccatcaccacctcctgtggcagcatattccaaacaccaatcacacgttgcgtgaagaagtgtttccttttattagtcctaattcttccccccagcattttcaatgaatgccccctggttctagtaaacTCTAGTGATACCTGCTCAGTTGAAGCTGGATGTACTTCCCAAAACGGCTACTGTTATTGTTCCGTAGAGTGCATGCGTTTCCTGAAGTCAGAGCGGGAAACAGACAAAGGCATCATTACCAATGTAttcaagaaaagaagaagaagagtttggatttatatccccccttcctctcctgtctcctgcaggagagaaaggggggatataaatccaaactcttcttcttcttctaaaccctcctagggtcgtgattcacccattggaagagttgcacggttgcttcaaaggaaaaccaccgactaccaccaagcttactcctgagtaacgcatgcctcggagccaaccatttttcctaaactaaaacctcagtattcaggttgaattgccgtgtggGCCCTTTGCGATAAccaagcgggtttggggttgcaatttgggcactcggtctcgaaaaggttcgccatcactgagctagaccGAGGTCCAGTACAAcatcagagaccaacaagatttggggggtatatagctttcaagagccaaaactCTCTTCAACAATTTTAAGCGGGTAGTTGCGTTGGTTGGCAGCAGAAGAGCAATATTGaagcccagcagcaccttaaagacaacaAACTGGGAATCAAGTAAGTTTCCAGGGTATATGTTTTTGAGAcccaaagcttccttcatcaaatACAAAAAGGAAACTACTTGTTTCCTCCTCCTATCTGACGTCGGGAGCTCTGATTCTCAAAAGCTATATATCCTGGAtaccttgttgatctctaagatgtaactaccgtgtttccccgaaaataagacagtgtcttttattaatttttgcttccaaagatgcgctatgtcttattttcaggggatgtcttatttttctgctccacagctctgGTCgacgagcatgcttccaaacaaaaactttgctacgtcttactttcgggggatgctttatatttagcactttagaaaaacctctactacgtcttattttctggggatgtcttatttttagggaaacagggtagactgCCATTTTGCCAAAAACTACATTAAGTGGAGAAAGCAGGCGCTGCTTCAAAATGTCTGAAATGGGATCATTTTTATCGCTTTCCCTTTTCAACTCCTCTGTGGCCGATGAGAGACTGGAAACTTCTTGGGGGCAGAGACAGATCTTGTTTACCACTCAGAACAACACAAGCGATGATTAGTGGTGCTAAAACAAAATTTCCCATAGCAAGTTATCGGCTGAAGTGTACTCTGCGTCgattctcccctctcccctccttggaagaactctataattcccgaagcctaaggaaagcccaacatattccgagagacccgtctcatccggcacactctctttttgaactgtgaccatccggcagacgatacaggtctatcgaAACTAGGAcgaagaggctcagagacagcttctactcgagagctgtggctatgatgaactccgcggcttcgtgttgatgtgtttggggctgtgtagggatgggtggaggaaggggacagtgatgatggggcatgagtctggaattgtgtgcatcgagggatgctgctgtaaattttgttgtgcgtgcacaatgacaataaaatgcttatgcttattcgtTCATCTTTACCAAAGGCCTCCATCACAGGATTAGAATCCAGCACCCTTTTCTCTATTCTCTCCACTTCAACGCTGCCTTCGGGGGCGGAGGACGAAGAGGCTACAGTAGCGTAAAACTTCATCAGGCATCGTGACGTCCAGGTCTGGAAAACAAACCAGAAAGAGGAGCCCTTGGCTGGCATTCATCCAGCAAGGGGTAtgccagggagggggaaagattgCTTTGAATAAGATCACTCGAGGAGGGTTGCTTTTGAGACAAGTGGCAATTTGCCAGCATTAAAACTGGTGAGTGATCTATCCAAAGCAGCAGATACCTGGAGTGCAACTCTGCAAGGGTGTGTTGCATATTTATTtacatccaaatccaaaacctttattaggcataaaaatttattgacatttgtatgccaccttttcaCCCAACCAGGGTCTTCCAGgtggaaaacattaaaaaaaaaacatttaaactattaaaataaaatcagcaatagcagaacacttgataaaccaacctggacacagaatattatttgaaaacacagaaattctggaccactctggcaaccgctacgtcagactacacagagaagccattgaaatccacaagcacatggacaatttcaacaggaaggaagaaaccatgaaaacgaacagaatttggctgccagtgttgaaaaactctagaatcaagacagtgactgatcagctccacacaaacacaggacaactatagactatagcaatcaaagggaacaaagaccaggatacttctattcagatccattcacctattgaccttgctatcttcattgttactcccaggctacagacttctctgcgactcacatgccaggctactctattcagatggcctcaccttttgacctcacagtatatatactccacttgctttccattcctaccatcagatcctctgaagatgccagccacagatgcaggcgaaacgttaggagagaatgctgctacaacacggccatacagcccggaaaccacccagcaccccagtgattctggccgtgaaagccttcgacaatatattaaaataaagttaaaattataaaataaggcaataaaaaaacccacaaacaaacaacACCAGAACCAGGAAGGAGGGCTAGTAACCCTTGCAGTGAAATTGCCAAACAAAACCAAAGTCTTCACCTACTGGCATGAGTCACTGATAGagcccaccactcaggtggaggaggggggaatcaaactccagatgagagtcctcctctcttcaccactacgccgcACTGGATCTCAAGAACGTTCTCTGGCTGAAGGAGCCTTCTGCTGGGAGGAAGCTCCTTCACTAGCAGAACAGATCCACAGGATTCAACCCATTGaagctttatctttatctttattaacctttaataggcatagatagatcaggattttcacagacacattctgcagtctctagttcagtagcaaggaaatagtccacataacttgaaggttgacttcgagggattcaaatcacttcagatttttttttaagaaatagccagagcaaatgtcagtaaatacccctacacatcaatgtaaaaatacaatctaatataaaattgcaataaaaatagatctgtttagcaagttaaaagcaaaatataatgaaccaatttggtttagtgtactggtataatatatttttttaaaaaaatacagttaaaagtaataaagtaataaaatgggaataaattagcactttaaaatggttgtcagatacgtgttgtatgagcattgtaatctccaaggaGAAAACGTATGGCACCCACTGAAGCTTTTAGGAACAGTAAAAATGCATTCGATTTTTGACACAACAAGAAGAAACCTTGCAGAATCCTCGACACATGCAGGCTGCCAGCGAAAGGGTGCGTCCAGAGATGGGCACGCAGCCAGCCAGAGAGGCGTTTCGTGAAACTCTTCCCTTACCTTCCCTGCACCGCTTTCGCCGCTAACGATTATGGACTGGTTCACAGGTGGGATCTGGCTTTTGACATTTCGGTAGGTTTCTTCGGCCACCGCAAAAATGTGAGGTTTTAATTCCTAGAAAATCAGAGCACACCAATGACActtggagggaaggaagacaTAGTTGGGTATAACTGAGCATTAGTTCCCAACTTCTTAATAAGAGGGATtggactaggggtggccaacctatggtgctccaggtgttcgtggagtacagttcccatcagtccctgccaattggccatgctggcaggggccgatgggtgttgtagtccatgaacatctggagcaccataggttcgccacccctggatTAGACCTTGTGGACCTAAATTGGGATCAGACGAGGGCAGTACGATGGAGCATGacagagaccccttccacacgagccaataaacacgggctaaccacagtaagaacataagaacataagaaagagcctgctggatcagaccagagtccatctagtccagcactctgctactcgcagtggcccaccagtatAACACCCGTGTTGGGGGGAACATCACAAGTCTGCTTCAtgtccatcacacacacacacacacacacacacgcaacccaggtttttcaagaatcgcactatcagcgattctttacttttaacatggattgcagcaAACGGCTTCCCTGGGAAGTACATTATTTGACCGCGCTTCCTTttttcagtccccacctctctgctgcgtagctacggaggggcacagggacggcagcatggTTGTGGAGGTCCATACCTGCCTGGCTTcaatagctatgcagcagagggaaggccattgctttcacctcctgcctgtgagctcccaaaggcacctggtgggccactgcaagtagcagagtgctgggctagatgaactctgctctgatccagcaggctcgttcttatgttcttatgtgtgaaaaaaatgtgcctctgtgtgaaggcctGCATTGCCTCTGTGGACTCTGTTCAGGCAGTGACCGCCCCAACAACAACGCAGGTTGCTTAaccccaactgcaacctgctgtactttgcccatgcagaaggtgccaggtgaCCCAGAACATTCCAGGATTCATGTCTTAATGTTCCTAAacagggctttttcgcacacacggtttgttcttgatttaatatatgaggtcgtcacggtttctgcctttttttcacacacacttgagccgtaatgtgcctcgacccctaatctgtcgctcatttcagcctttgtctcacatttttcctgtcgctcgataattgtgcaactttcttggataaaacggattccccccaccaTCTGGTGGTATGGTGCAAAGACGTTCAGCGCGGTTTCAGCGTTTGCGAGGGAACAAACTGGTGaggcgatttcctccaaccaatcaggatgggGCGGAAAGGCGGGACGtgcgcacatttcactgtttcgtttccgtcccactctcctcccgcccctcctcgcagttgctcatgcagtgcattgctTCCAACGCCGccccgatatctcgagatagcgagttctcaacgcagtggtacactgagatagtgaaatcacgctgactcgttAACTCGTTAGCTCATGATGacgggggccaagcgtcacacggaacacacctgtaaggaattccatagaagcagaaataaaaggctttttggatgtaaaagtccgtttattaagacatcttagaaagctcacgtacacgtagtggcaggaatgagccGCCTTCATAAGAAGAGCGCGGAGTTGCCGCGAACTTCCCCTCCTGCTGTAGGGCCGGAGTCTTCATCATCaaagcaaagataaagtctccgccgatggaAGCTAAGCCCATCGAAATTTACATGCGGGCACAACAGGAATACACTCAAGGGATTTACTTCACCATCAAGCACTATTGAATCGCTTTACATCCCTGCCTCCCACatagaagacccctcccccccaggtttacaTGTGGAAAgtgattggaaagcagaaataaattgGGAAATCAATATTTTCGgcctaaacccattgattatacccagaggaatctcccacccaagagactaccATCTTACTGGCGTTTGCGATTCATGCGAGAATACAGGATGGCGTCAATTACGTGGTGCTtatgaccatcaataatagtcggtggggggccTCTCCGGTAGGTCGTGCGCCAGGCTTTGTCGGAgcgcgggagcctccttgagcaagctggaatggaagacaggatgaatgttactaagagagttaaggcAAAATCTAAATTGGGCAGTGACATCGTGATGCACTTTAgtaaatctgaaaaggtcccgcgaatcttttgccaagtttggaaggTATACGcacgtctctaagattttttgtgaataaatacacccaagaCCCCTGCGCAGAGGGAAGTCGGCCCGGTAGGCTATCCGCTTGCAGCTTAGAGTCCATAGcatgttgtaaggcggtctggaccgttttccatccctcggctagggatagaaatccattattgaaactctggagggtccaaagcggCAGCGGGTAGTTGTATGCcatggcgggaaggagcgaccagacccacaatttcaaagggtttttttctttgtactgctatgaaccgcattgttgccAAATTACTCCGCCAAGCGGAATAAGctttcgcaccaattgtcttggtggtggtTAGTGTATATTCGCattaaatactgctctagggttctgttagttctctcggTCTCGCCGTCACTTTTGAAGAGCGTGGTAGGCGGCGGCGACGGCCGGGCCgactaacaaccccaaaagcgccttccagaactttgaagtgAATTGGGGGGGCCTTCGGAGACCACCGAAGTAGGGGCCAATGGaccggtaaacatgttgaatgaacagtgtTACCAACTTAGGGCCggaggggatgggaagcacatggaataaaatgcgactgtttagaaaataagtccaccacctacaaaaccgtgttgccatgactttcgggcaaatccgtaatgtaaatccatggagataacttcccaagggcgggaggccaccgggaaaGGTTTCAACAGTCCTTGGGGCTTTCCTATGGTTTAAGCTTCTGCAGCCAGAGCAGCCATTAATGTAATGCCTCAATGTCATAGCGCATTGCGCCTTCACCAGAACTGTCGGTGGGCCAATTGTTACAGAGTTTtcagaaaaccaaaatgtccagccgagcgggcatcattggcaagcttcaagaacctgcttgcggaggcgCGGACCACGTACCAGCATTCCCCCCtcagccaaactccattctccaagcgcgtgggagtcaccttcttccgctggaggctcgagGCAGCCCATCCTGGAGTTCcatgcaggaaaggagagacgagactgggaatggggtgaagaagggaggaggagtgggcgtttgagatcgggtgacagccagccccaactgggagggggagagaacggtcgcgtggaatgtctgcgtgaggcagctccacccccctccccgggtagagCGTGAGCGCGTCCAGCCAGTTGTGGTgctttccggggaaaaaatggactgtaaaagagaaacgagagaaagaaaatgtgtgcCAGCAGGGGAGGactgttttgcggacatcttgaggggggtggaggaagagctCACCCggagttcttgtgatccgaccaaacctgaaaggggtgtttagcccctctccagctgtgtcgccaagtggagagtgctacttttaATGGCACTtggtctctttatcccctacagtccagccCAGGTTCAAGCGCCAGAGAATTTCTTGaacaaataagcaccacggaaccagcctaccatctttatttttttctgcaacggGGCTGCGCCAGAATTGCTTAGCTGTCCGAGGCATCTCATTGAACCACAAGCCttggagatctgggtcagggtgctttaggataggttaggtgATGCTTATaggcagactttaagagttgaaaggctgtttggcgTACTCGGACCAGGAAAGAGGGGCCCCGaacttggcggacagtggatctttaccccttagtgcgtaagaggtctgcttgagagggagagtcagttcagccggTTGGGGTATAGATCCGCGGTAGAAATTAAGCcgaaccaagaaaagattggaatGCTCTTTGCGGTTGGGTAGAGCGAGCCATTTGATTTagcgtcaatcttagcaggatccatttccagaaGCCCTCGGTGAGGATcattaacccaaatagtcaatggaggtctggtgaaaacagcattttggagagtttggcaaagaggaggaATTGTAGAGCAAAGCGTTTCAGTACCTCTCGACCCAATGTTTGATGCTcgtctatggtttgtgagtaaagtaagcacgtcatctaagtataccacaactcccttgtacaataaatcatggagaacttagttaTTAAGGCCTGGCCGCCACAAAGGCCCagggggccccacttaacttgaatggcattatcaagtagtggcaaactgtccaaactttgtgatTAGGCGcggtcaagtgttcatagccttcagcaattcggaccctgtagtaagcttctcttaaagtCCAATTTAGcagtaaaatgcgccctttgcggagtgcatctaaaaggtccttgatcaaaggcgaGGTGTATTTATTGTGACAGAGGGGCCGCATTGAGatctcgataatctgtgcaaagccgtgaagACCCAtacttcttttttacaaacaaaggcAGGGGCAGCGTGTGCGtatttggtagcccgccgtatgaacccgtgGGCCGGGGTTCTTATCCAAGAGgccacggagttccttctcctcattctgggactcatgcggtagattctacctttgggcagttctaagcccctggttgtataatgATTTTGCAGTCCAATTGTCTCTGTGGGGTGCttaactgatcgcattcctgctcctgaaaaactcagGCTAAATCATGATACGCCGGAATTAGgttgccaatagaatcgggagcaatcgctgaagaaagccagggaggggggtgtgtcaggagaagttaggttttccccccaattcatgtaatgttaaccgcagggagggtcagtgaattctaagatccgttctttccaaatgaactttggttcatgtaacaataaccatggcatgcccaaaactatggagtgtttggccactggcgccaaaataaaactaattttcaccCAATGAGGCCGGCTGCTtgacggaggagaaccggctgtgttttgaactgggccggtccttaccGTTCCCGAGGAGGCTACCGTCCACGGGTGTCAGGCATAgacttagccaggggaatttggtccagacctggcTCTCCTGCCACCTGGGAGCCGCATTAAGCGAATTAGGAGCCAGagtccacaagggccgaggctataatcaccagtgtgtttagcggggttggcaagaaacgcttggacagtaatgggagctttaccttcactcaccgcgtcaggagtcggaccccatgtccatgggggggctgaagaaaggcaaaacagccgcttccccctcctctgggtagcCTTCGGTGACCGCTTTAGGCGAGCCCGTCGGAGGCTGACCCCTGATCTGCGTGGCGGCTTGGCAGGaatggagtgcgcgtagctggaggcggttggtttttgtttctcttAGGACAGTTGGCTGGCTAGATGACCTACagccctccgcggtaaagacacacacaatcccagtcggcgacggcgttcagaggtggttttggtagaggcggctgggcttggcttgaatggcgcagtggtgggttttaggcgtgggcggcctccggcacgagcgtgttattccaagcgagacgcatacctgggaccccaactggatccaatccgccaATGgtcacgaggaacccgaattaaagaaacaccgtttcacgcataGCTTacccgtccacagcatccgagaagtgttcgcatttcatgcgttcaggccactcaggaggaagtcgagcaaccGCCCTTACGAAgtccgcgggcaaattctgccagcgggcggttgccttgctggataagGTGTTGATGGTcacggatagcttcattctcggcgcctggagcGTGGGAGCGCGcgcttaaggcttggaggaatgcgttACCGTCACGAGAGTCTTCAtctcctgcaaatccaaaagagtcctgAACCAATCGGCTGCTGCTTGCATCCcgggactgagccgatgtcccggtattttttcgcgctcagagcggtataaatcatcatagtcttccaagtgggcattgggttgcaaaatgaagtagggaagtttggaagcggtcccatcgaaacgggctgg
The sequence above is a segment of the Sphaerodactylus townsendi isolate TG3544 unplaced genomic scaffold, MPM_Stown_v2.3 scaffold_22, whole genome shotgun sequence genome. Coding sequences within it:
- the MYO19 gene encoding unconventional myosin-XIX codes for the protein MHSPGQASENGETRGELPKQVNGPESCRNGVGGHLGEEVESFLSDAGSLDSFDDLTKVNPVTTATVLKCLQARYTADVFYTNAGCSLVAVNPFQPMPSLYSHELMRDYHAAPHPQELKPHIFAVAEETYRNVKSQIPPVNQSIIVSGESGAGKTWTSRCLMKFYATVASSSSAPEGSVEVERIEKRVLDSNPVMEAFGNACTLRNNNSSRFGKYIQLQLSRSQHLTSASIQTFLLEKTRVAYQPPQERNFHIFYQVCTRI